One Desulfovibrio sp. ZJ209 genomic window carries:
- a CDS encoding integrase arm-type DNA-binding domain-containing protein: MPPLTDAKIRTLPVPAAGRKKYADGRGLCLLVAFTGKKVWYLRRRVDGKEQMVRLGAYPDMGLADAHKAAEAARGRLARGLPAKEVLAPVVTFADVTREWLELQRATKSPGYVKDIGERLARHVLPALGERPVAELRPGEVLDVLQGVAAQGIRETTRRLRRYVSAICRLAVIKGYADIDPAASLAEALPPPVATHMPARTSPEEVRALFAACAAYWGNRTIRNALLLLALTAARPGMISGARWEEFDPAGAAWTLPPERMKMRRRFAVPLSAPALEILDEQAGISGGGVFVFPGRDRTRGLSNGALNAALRTMGVHDHVAHGWRSSFSTLAHEAGHFRGEVIEKALAHEQKNRVAAAYDRSELWPERVALMDWWGEFLLEGLLNSKENQLL; encoded by the coding sequence ATGCCCCCACTAACTGACGCAAAAATCCGCACCCTACCTGTTCCCGCTGCTGGCCGCAAAAAGTATGCGGACGGGCGCGGGCTCTGCCTGCTGGTGGCTTTCACCGGCAAAAAAGTCTGGTACTTGCGGCGGCGCGTGGACGGCAAGGAACAGATGGTGCGCCTGGGGGCATACCCTGACATGGGGCTGGCCGATGCCCACAAGGCTGCGGAAGCGGCCCGGGGACGCCTCGCCCGTGGGCTGCCGGCAAAAGAAGTGCTTGCGCCTGTCGTGACCTTTGCGGACGTGACCCGAGAATGGCTTGAGCTTCAGCGGGCCACGAAGTCCCCCGGGTATGTAAAAGACATCGGGGAACGGCTGGCGCGGCATGTCCTTCCGGCACTCGGGGAAAGGCCCGTGGCGGAACTGAGGCCCGGCGAGGTGCTGGACGTGTTGCAGGGCGTGGCGGCTCAGGGCATCCGCGAGACCACCCGCCGCTTGCGCCGCTACGTGAGCGCCATTTGCCGCCTGGCAGTCATAAAGGGATATGCGGACATCGACCCGGCCGCCTCCCTTGCCGAAGCTCTCCCGCCGCCCGTGGCCACGCACATGCCCGCGAGGACGAGCCCCGAGGAGGTGCGCGCGCTGTTCGCCGCCTGTGCCGCCTACTGGGGGAACCGCACCATTCGCAACGCCCTCCTGTTGCTGGCGCTCACCGCCGCCCGGCCCGGCATGATCTCGGGGGCGCGCTGGGAGGAGTTTGACCCTGCCGGGGCCGCGTGGACGCTTCCGCCCGAGCGCATGAAGATGCGCCGCCGCTTTGCGGTGCCACTTTCCGCACCGGCATTGGAAATACTGGACGAGCAGGCGGGCATCTCCGGGGGCGGCGTGTTCGTGTTCCCCGGCCGGGACAGGACGCGGGGCCTTTCCAACGGGGCGCTTAATGCCGCGCTCAGGACCATGGGGGTACATGACCACGTGGCCCACGGCTGGCGCTCCTCCTTTTCCACGCTGGCGCATGAGGCCGGGCACTTCCGGGGCGAAGTCATCGAGAAGGCGCTGGCGCATGAGCAGAAAAACCGCGTGGCCGCTGCCTATGACCGCTCGGAACTATGGCCGGAGCGCGTTGCGCTCATGGACTGGTGGGGGGAGTTTTTGCTGGAGGGGCTGCTCAATAGTAAGGAAAATCAGCTACTGTAA
- a CDS encoding AlpA family phage regulatory protein yields MPKAKSTAATPTASTVPAPSTSPLTENRFLRRREVEARTGLCCSAIYAGMKRGTFPAPVQIGSRAVAWRSRDIEAFLEFGIDWQKGLSHDGE; encoded by the coding sequence ATGCCGAAGGCGAAAAGTACCGCCGCAACCCCCACCGCCTCCACCGTTCCCGCACCTTCCACTTCCCCGCTCACCGAAAATCGTTTCCTGCGCCGCCGTGAGGTCGAGGCGCGGACCGGGCTTTGCTGCAGCGCCATTTATGCTGGCATGAAGCGGGGCACCTTTCCCGCGCCTGTACAGATTGGCTCCCGGGCCGTTGCCTGGCGCTCGCGGGACATCGAGGCATTTTTGGAGTTTGGCATCGACTGGCAGAAGGGGCTCAGCCATGACGGGGAGTAG
- a CDS encoding DUF3987 domain-containing protein encodes MSSKIDFRALNEAALARCPGLLEKLLPGGKLRGAEYVCGNLNGGPGDSCSVNIHSGKWGEFAGGPGGGDLISLVAAQRGVNQVEAARQLAEMVDYPVDAPPRESTAPAKTQAMMPVPDGVFPPAEHKHLRHGTAAAVYRYEDAAGRLLGVVCRFVKQEMDSRGKHHKAFSQRVYTAEGWRWQGFPAPHPLYGLPRLTKAPAPAPVVLVEGEGKADALQAVLGPFVAVLGLYGGSSGVRQMDFTPLHGRRVVYWPDADAPGAKAALLVCSLLEQAGAAPVSVAVPPEGVPHGWDGADAVGADGWNRQRVVEFIKEASTSPADFATVAAARWEVGMPKSSTQEEWGAPVPFTAQDLPVLDVAVLPPVLGGFCEALAEEKQVPVELAAAMALAALATAAQGRFMVRVREGYEEPLNLYTICPLEPANRKSAVVEACLTPLRQWEKRIAESMALEVKRARSARQTMEKAIETARAQVAKCKSIEEIQEVQRKVEEREAELQEVPAIPRLLADNITPEALAPLMEANGGCASILTAEGGIFDILGGDMYYRGVANLDLFLKAHSGDSFRVDRRGGTSVLLDNPRLTCAIAPQPVTLTQRDKAKIFRGRGLDGRFLYFLPQSLLGRRKQEPTPMPETVRERFHNALLDLLPRQWEAEQPAPVRLELSQDAYRLWLEFSAEVEKELAPGGEFEAMSDWAGKLPGAVARLAGLFHLIERERPADAKIDGETMEHAVNMGAFLSEHAKAAYALMGTDTRLEGGKRALEWIRRQAVDKFSARDCFNGVRGQTSVFSHMEDVRAALDELEERGFIRALYSERTAGPGRKPSPRYEVNPATLRG; translated from the coding sequence ATGAGCAGCAAAATAGACTTCCGTGCGTTGAATGAAGCGGCGCTGGCCCGTTGCCCCGGCCTGCTGGAAAAGCTGCTTCCAGGGGGAAAGCTCCGGGGGGCGGAATATGTTTGCGGCAATCTGAACGGGGGCCCCGGCGATTCCTGCTCAGTGAACATCCATTCCGGCAAGTGGGGAGAGTTTGCGGGGGGACCTGGCGGCGGCGACCTCATTTCTCTGGTGGCAGCGCAGCGCGGCGTGAATCAGGTGGAGGCGGCGCGCCAGCTCGCGGAAATGGTGGACTACCCGGTGGACGCACCGCCGCGAGAGAGTACAGCCCCCGCCAAGACGCAAGCCATGATGCCCGTTCCTGATGGCGTCTTCCCTCCTGCCGAACACAAGCACCTGCGCCATGGAACCGCCGCCGCCGTGTACCGCTATGAGGACGCGGCCGGGCGGCTTTTGGGCGTTGTGTGCCGTTTCGTCAAGCAGGAAATGGACAGCAGGGGGAAGCATCATAAAGCATTCTCTCAGCGTGTCTATACGGCCGAGGGCTGGCGCTGGCAGGGCTTCCCCGCGCCGCACCCCCTGTATGGCCTGCCACGCCTGACAAAAGCGCCCGCTCCGGCTCCTGTTGTGTTGGTGGAGGGTGAAGGCAAGGCTGATGCGCTTCAGGCCGTCCTCGGGCCTTTTGTGGCCGTTCTCGGGCTCTATGGTGGAAGCAGTGGTGTGAGGCAGATGGACTTTACGCCATTGCACGGGCGGCGCGTGGTCTATTGGCCGGATGCTGACGCGCCGGGGGCCAAGGCGGCGCTGCTTGTCTGCTCCCTGCTGGAACAGGCCGGGGCCGCGCCTGTGAGTGTGGCCGTGCCCCCTGAAGGCGTTCCTCATGGATGGGACGGCGCGGACGCGGTAGGGGCTGACGGCTGGAACCGTCAGCGGGTGGTAGAGTTCATCAAGGAAGCGAGCACTTCCCCTGCGGACTTTGCCACTGTGGCGGCGGCGCGCTGGGAAGTGGGGATGCCTAAGAGCAGCACACAAGAAGAATGGGGGGCCCCCGTTCCTTTTACGGCGCAAGACTTGCCCGTGCTGGACGTGGCGGTGCTTCCGCCTGTCCTCGGGGGCTTTTGCGAGGCGCTGGCAGAAGAAAAACAGGTGCCCGTGGAATTGGCCGCAGCAATGGCCCTTGCGGCATTGGCAACGGCGGCGCAGGGCCGTTTCATGGTGCGCGTCCGTGAAGGATACGAGGAACCCCTGAACCTGTACACCATTTGCCCGCTGGAACCCGCCAACCGAAAAAGCGCTGTGGTGGAGGCTTGCCTTACCCCTTTGCGGCAATGGGAAAAGCGCATAGCCGAAAGCATGGCCTTGGAAGTGAAGAGGGCCAGAAGCGCCCGGCAAACGATGGAAAAGGCCATAGAGACGGCGCGGGCGCAAGTGGCAAAGTGCAAGAGCATTGAGGAAATTCAGGAAGTCCAACGCAAGGTGGAGGAGCGGGAAGCGGAACTTCAGGAGGTTCCGGCCATTCCGCGCTTGCTGGCCGACAACATAACGCCGGAAGCGCTGGCCCCGCTCATGGAAGCCAATGGGGGCTGTGCTTCAATCCTCACTGCCGAGGGTGGCATTTTCGATATTCTGGGCGGCGACATGTATTACAGGGGCGTGGCGAATCTGGATTTATTCCTCAAAGCCCATTCCGGCGACTCCTTCCGCGTTGACCGCCGTGGGGGCACTTCTGTCCTGCTGGACAATCCGCGCCTGACTTGTGCAATTGCACCGCAGCCGGTGACATTGACGCAGCGGGACAAGGCGAAAATCTTCAGGGGACGCGGGCTTGACGGGCGCTTTCTCTACTTCTTGCCTCAAAGCCTTCTCGGGCGGCGCAAACAGGAACCCACCCCCATGCCGGAAACGGTGCGGGAGAGATTCCACAATGCCCTGCTGGACCTGCTTCCCCGCCAATGGGAAGCCGAGCAACCCGCCCCCGTACGGCTGGAACTCTCACAGGATGCCTATAGGCTTTGGCTGGAATTTTCCGCAGAAGTGGAGAAGGAGCTGGCCCCCGGTGGCGAATTTGAGGCCATGAGCGACTGGGCCGGGAAGCTCCCCGGCGCTGTGGCAAGGCTTGCGGGCCTCTTTCACCTCATAGAGCGCGAGCGCCCGGCGGATGCCAAAATAGACGGGGAAACAATGGAGCATGCCGTCAATATGGGCGCCTTCCTCTCCGAACATGCCAAGGCAGCTTATGCCCTCATGGGGACAGATACCCGGCTGGAAGGGGGCAAGCGTGCACTGGAGTGGATACGGCGGCAAGCGGTGGACAAGTTCAGCGCACGGGATTGTTTCAACGGCGTTCGGGGGCAAACATCGGTTTTTTCGCATATGGAGGACGTGCGGGCGGCGCTTGATGAACTGGAAGAGCGGGGCTTTATTCGTGCCCTCTACTCGGAGCGGACGGCGGGGCCTGGCCGAAAGCCAAGTCCACGATATGAGGTCAATCCGGCCACGCTGAGGGGGTGA
- a CDS encoding ERCC4 domain-containing protein, giving the protein MRIVVDSREQCPFTFSGPRYEGVEVVPGSLTVGDYSLAGLTDRVALERKELADLVQCLGRERERFERELLRGMALDAFSVVVEASWADLAGGRYRSRLNPHAACQSVAAFMGRYRVPFLFAGSRAAAEYVAWSFLRQYLEGARRRWKAIATAHGEGGAAA; this is encoded by the coding sequence ATGCGAATTGTGGTTGACAGCCGGGAGCAATGCCCCTTCACCTTCTCCGGGCCCCGATACGAGGGCGTGGAGGTGGTGCCGGGCTCCCTGACCGTGGGGGACTATTCCCTTGCCGGGCTGACTGACCGCGTGGCGCTGGAGCGCAAGGAGCTGGCAGACCTTGTGCAATGCCTTGGCAGGGAGAGGGAGCGCTTTGAGCGGGAGCTATTGCGCGGCATGGCACTGGACGCCTTCAGCGTGGTGGTGGAAGCGTCATGGGCTGACCTTGCGGGCGGGCGCTACCGTTCCCGGCTCAACCCGCACGCGGCCTGCCAGAGTGTGGCGGCGTTCATGGGGCGCTATCGTGTGCCCTTCCTCTTTGCCGGAAGCAGGGCGGCGGCGGAATATGTGGCGTGGAGCTTCCTTCGGCAATACCTCGAGGGCGCGCGCCGCCGCTGGAAGGCCATAGCCACGGCGCACGGGGAAGGAGGGGCCGCAGCATGA
- a CDS encoding LysR family transcriptional regulator, whose protein sequence is MNLTQLKAIVLIDLHRSLSKAAAQLFISQASLSISIRKLEEELDCALLVRSPQGVSLTKKGAEILKHARIICSAVNEIQRIGAREESRLAVDVSVGVSSYLCNLLATRALLALREASEALNIKIRDIATNQDTILDVSTDACDLGLIQVGRMEEKRLLPDAVGKYDLCARHILSDPVCIAVTGAHPLFAKAACTLDELMAYPYITNKNPREDAFYLYLGQLGYTGDVLQVNHVLNHDIAQSTHGFWAGAHAGLLAMREAMKQPIGILTLEACRFYYDIAALHKKAALTPAAQKFLDMLGHEAAAMEGRP, encoded by the coding sequence ATGAACCTGACGCAACTGAAAGCCATCGTGCTCATCGACCTCCACCGCTCGCTCTCCAAGGCGGCGGCCCAGCTTTTCATCTCGCAGGCCTCGCTGAGCATTTCCATCAGGAAGCTGGAGGAGGAGCTGGACTGCGCCCTCCTCGTCCGGTCGCCGCAGGGCGTCTCCCTGACCAAAAAGGGCGCGGAGATCCTGAAGCACGCCCGGATCATTTGCAGCGCCGTGAACGAGATCCAGCGGATAGGGGCGCGGGAGGAATCGCGCCTGGCGGTGGATGTGTCCGTCGGGGTGTCGTCCTATCTCTGCAACCTGCTCGCCACCCGGGCCCTTCTGGCCCTGCGCGAAGCCAGCGAGGCCCTGAACATCAAGATCCGCGACATCGCGACCAACCAGGACACCATCCTCGATGTCTCTACGGATGCCTGCGACCTCGGCCTCATCCAGGTGGGGCGCATGGAGGAGAAAAGGCTCCTGCCGGATGCGGTGGGCAAGTACGACCTCTGCGCGCGGCACATCCTTTCCGACCCCGTGTGCATCGCCGTCACCGGGGCGCACCCGCTCTTTGCCAAGGCCGCGTGCACGCTCGACGAACTGATGGCCTACCCCTACATCACCAACAAAAACCCCCGGGAAGACGCCTTTTATCTCTATCTCGGGCAACTGGGCTATACGGGCGACGTGCTCCAGGTGAACCATGTCCTGAACCATGACATCGCCCAAAGCACCCACGGCTTCTGGGCCGGGGCCCATGCCGGCCTGCTCGCCATGCGCGAGGCCATGAAACAGCCCATCGGCATCCTCACCCTCGAGGCCTGCCGCTTCTATTATGACATCGCGGCGCTGCACAAAAAGGCGGCGCTCACCCCGGCGGCGCAAAAATTTCTGGACATGCTCGGGCATGAGGCGGCCGCCATGGAGGGGCGGCCCTGA
- a CDS encoding SLC13 family permease, which translates to MSVEMLFLVSLVAALCLGFLFKVNIGYFALTFAFMNGVFAYGLSIKKVAAMWPIYLFLMLFIVTTFYGFAISNGTLVKVAETIIYKNRNRPALLPFVLFAICMLFAGTGAGAPAAFAFLSPLVMAVCIKSQISRVLATVLIFCGATIGSQFPFSVGGMIVQQVAESNGFQSDGMAVCMNVLLNSAVTMVIFFIITYFVTGGHKTRHVSIEKPEPFTPVQRKTLWIVGLVFFFTVVPALAKAMFPEVASLRKFAGFCDVTVICTIGIILCSLCKVASEKEAIAKVPFAIIIMICAMGTLIGTAVSGGLVNSLSVWVQENVTSGAAPYFLLAAACTMSFFVATLGVVIPTLALLVAPLAASTGMEPIIIFSLISVGGFYTGSSPFSTCGAMALAGLEDQKEADRLFKKLLFLPIAGLVWLEFCLYAGILRNWVG; encoded by the coding sequence ATGAGCGTTGAAATGTTGTTTCTCGTGTCACTGGTCGCGGCGCTGTGCCTCGGCTTCCTGTTCAAGGTGAACATCGGCTATTTCGCCCTGACCTTCGCCTTCATGAACGGGGTCTTCGCCTATGGGCTGAGCATCAAGAAAGTGGCGGCCATGTGGCCCATCTATCTCTTCCTCATGCTCTTCATCGTCACCACCTTTTACGGCTTCGCCATTTCCAACGGCACCCTCGTCAAGGTGGCCGAGACCATCATCTATAAAAACCGCAACCGGCCCGCCTTGCTGCCCTTCGTGCTCTTCGCCATCTGCATGCTCTTCGCCGGCACGGGCGCGGGCGCGCCGGCGGCCTTCGCCTTTTTGTCGCCGCTCGTCATGGCCGTGTGCATCAAGTCTCAGATTTCGCGCGTGCTCGCCACGGTGCTCATTTTCTGCGGCGCCACCATTGGCTCGCAGTTCCCGTTCAGCGTGGGCGGCATGATCGTGCAGCAGGTGGCGGAGAGCAACGGCTTCCAGAGCGACGGCATGGCCGTGTGCATGAACGTGCTTTTGAACTCCGCCGTCACCATGGTCATCTTTTTCATCATCACCTATTTCGTGACCGGCGGCCACAAGACCCGGCACGTGAGCATCGAAAAGCCCGAGCCCTTCACCCCGGTGCAGCGCAAGACCCTGTGGATCGTGGGGCTGGTGTTCTTTTTCACCGTGGTGCCGGCCCTGGCCAAGGCCATGTTCCCCGAGGTGGCCTCGCTCAGGAAGTTCGCCGGCTTCTGCGACGTGACGGTCATCTGCACCATCGGCATCATCCTGTGCAGCCTCTGCAAGGTGGCCAGCGAAAAGGAGGCCATCGCCAAGGTGCCCTTCGCCATCATCATCATGATCTGCGCCATGGGCACCCTCATCGGCACGGCTGTATCCGGCGGCCTTGTCAACAGCCTCTCCGTCTGGGTACAGGAAAACGTGACCAGCGGCGCGGCGCCCTACTTCCTGCTGGCCGCGGCCTGCACCATGAGCTTTTTCGTGGCCACGCTCGGGGTGGTCATCCCCACGCTGGCCCTGCTCGTGGCGCCGCTCGCCGCCAGCACGGGCATGGAGCCAATCATCATCTTCTCGCTGATCTCCGTGGGCGGCTTCTATACCGGCTCCTCCCCCTTCTCCACCTGCGGCGCCATGGCCCTCGCCGGCCTCGAGGACCAGAAGGAGGCGGACAGGCTGTTCAAGAAGCTGCTCTTCCTGCCCATCGCCGGGCTGGTCTGGCTGGAGTTTTGCCTGTATGCGGGCATCTTGCGCAACTGGGTGGGCTAA
- a CDS encoding FAD-binding protein, whose protein sequence is MEIRMNPDPIVVDFLVIGGGISGLQAGITAAEAGLQTLILEKADTWRSGNGCGGNDHFMCYLPEYHGDDFEAVMREAKETLVGGNQDDNLFRFMLERSAGLIRKWESYGIRMRPTGDWNFEGHAMPGRRRYHLKYDGSDQKARLTAAAKKAGARIMNKVVVNEILVNGEGRFVGAIGIGIRDEVPEMLVFQAKAGLIAVGEAMRMYPGNNPAYMFNTSHCPANAGSGAAMALRAGARLVNLDLPSRHAGPKYFTRSGKGTWIGALTDINGKLVGPFVDTIHVSRELPDPTGDVWKDCFVKNMDSGKGPVYMNCTGISEDDLAHMRKALVSEGCTSINEYLDQYGIDLRTSMIEFGQYEHMFYMNGIDIDARAMSTVPGLYASGQSVGNVRGDITAAAVFGDHAATEAAAYMKTVPDFDVAALGDAISAKSALYNFLLREEPGAHWKEANSTLQKIMDEYVGTRVRSGSLLTAGRKYIRDLRKYSREKLRAENAHELMRCLEVLDLLDLAEACAVSALDRKETRGAYHRRSDFPFTNPLLNNKFQTVRRKGDDLETEFRERVR, encoded by the coding sequence ATGGAAATCAGGATGAACCCGGACCCCATCGTTGTGGATTTTCTGGTCATCGGCGGCGGCATCAGCGGGCTCCAGGCGGGCATCACCGCTGCCGAGGCCGGCCTTCAGACCCTCATCCTCGAAAAGGCCGACACGTGGCGCTCGGGCAACGGCTGCGGCGGCAATGACCACTTCATGTGCTACCTGCCCGAGTACCACGGCGACGATTTTGAGGCCGTCATGCGCGAGGCCAAGGAAACCCTCGTGGGCGGCAACCAGGACGACAACCTCTTCCGCTTCATGCTCGAAAGATCGGCCGGCCTCATCCGCAAGTGGGAGTCCTACGGCATCAGGATGCGGCCCACCGGCGACTGGAACTTCGAGGGCCACGCCATGCCCGGGCGGCGGCGCTATCACCTCAAGTACGACGGCTCGGACCAGAAGGCGCGCCTCACGGCCGCGGCCAAAAAAGCCGGCGCCAGGATCATGAACAAGGTGGTGGTCAACGAGATCCTCGTCAACGGCGAGGGGCGCTTCGTGGGCGCCATCGGCATAGGCATCCGCGACGAAGTGCCGGAAATGCTCGTTTTCCAGGCCAAGGCCGGCCTCATCGCCGTGGGCGAGGCCATGCGCATGTATCCGGGCAACAACCCGGCCTACATGTTCAACACCTCCCATTGCCCGGCCAATGCGGGCAGCGGCGCGGCCATGGCCCTGCGCGCGGGCGCGCGGCTCGTCAACCTTGACCTTCCCTCGCGCCACGCCGGGCCCAAGTATTTCACCCGTTCCGGCAAGGGCACCTGGATCGGCGCGCTCACCGACATCAACGGCAAGCTCGTGGGCCCCTTCGTGGACACCATCCATGTGAGCCGCGAGCTCCCCGACCCCACCGGCGATGTCTGGAAAGACTGTTTTGTGAAGAACATGGATTCGGGCAAGGGCCCGGTCTACATGAACTGCACCGGCATCAGCGAGGATGACCTCGCGCACATGCGCAAGGCCCTCGTCTCCGAGGGCTGCACCTCCATCAACGAATATCTCGACCAGTACGGCATCGACCTGCGCACATCCATGATCGAGTTCGGCCAGTACGAGCACATGTTCTACATGAACGGCATCGACATCGATGCCCGGGCCATGTCCACGGTGCCCGGGCTCTACGCCTCGGGGCAGTCCGTGGGCAATGTGCGCGGCGACATCACCGCGGCCGCCGTCTTCGGCGACCATGCCGCGACCGAGGCCGCGGCCTATATGAAGACCGTGCCGGACTTCGACGTGGCCGCGCTCGGCGACGCCATCAGCGCAAAGTCGGCGCTCTACAACTTCCTTCTCCGGGAGGAGCCGGGCGCCCACTGGAAGGAGGCCAATTCCACTCTCCAGAAGATCATGGACGAATATGTGGGCACCCGCGTGCGCTCGGGTTCGCTGCTCACCGCGGGCAGGAAGTATATCCGCGACCTGCGGAAGTACTCGCGCGAAAAGCTGCGCGCAGAAAACGCCCACGAGCTCATGCGCTGCCTCGAGGTGCTTGACCTGCTCGACCTCGCCGAGGCCTGCGCCGTCTCGGCCCTGGACAGGAAGGAGACCCGCGGCGCCTATCACCGGCGCAGCGACTTCCCCTTCACCAATCCCCTGCTGAACAACAAGTTCCAGACCGTGCGGCGCAAGGGGGACGACCTCGAGACGGAATTCAGGGAAAGGGTGCGCTGA
- a CDS encoding 4Fe-4S binding protein yields the protein MPPVVDSELCIVCGKCVEICPLDVMKKKDDRIIVMYPDECWHCRACVMDCPKEAIRMRYPLSHMLLHYDAPRA from the coding sequence ATGCCCCCGGTGGTTGACAGCGAACTCTGTATCGTCTGCGGCAAGTGCGTGGAGATCTGTCCTTTGGATGTCATGAAAAAGAAGGACGACAGGATCATCGTCATGTATCCCGACGAATGCTGGCATTGCCGCGCCTGTGTGATGGATTGCCCGAAAGAGGCCATCCGCATGCGCTACCCCCTCTCGCACATGCTCCTTCATTATGACGCGCCCAGGGCCTGA
- the rlmN gene encoding 23S rRNA (adenine(2503)-C(2))-methyltransferase RlmN: MSSAPDPRPNLLDFTLPALTDWMRDELGEPKFRAVQLWQWLWRKMARDFEGMSDISRGTRARLAEAARIRWPEVAQKQESADGTVKFLLRMGDGALVESVLIPSEGRDGGRRWSQCLSSQVGCPMACTFCATGSMGFGRNLGMGEILGQVLVARDYLGDTRPDWPVLRNLVFMGMGEPLLNWGAVKDALTSLNDDRGLNFSPRRITVSTCGIREGLRELGESGLAYLAVSLHAPNQALREKLMPRAARWPLDELMAALAAYPLKTRERITFEYLLLGGVNDSPEHAAELARLVARVRGKLNLIVFNPWPGAPWQAPGEERVLAFERALWHRNITAIVRKSKGQDIAAACGQLCAAPQAG, from the coding sequence ATGAGCTCCGCCCCGGACCCGCGCCCCAATCTGCTGGATTTCACCCTGCCCGCGCTTACCGACTGGATGCGCGACGAGCTCGGCGAGCCCAAGTTCCGCGCCGTGCAGCTCTGGCAGTGGCTGTGGCGCAAGATGGCCCGGGATTTCGAGGGCATGAGCGACATCTCGCGCGGCACGCGCGCCCGCCTCGCCGAGGCGGCCCGCATCCGCTGGCCCGAGGTGGCGCAAAAGCAGGAAAGCGCCGACGGCACGGTGAAGTTCCTCCTGCGCATGGGGGACGGCGCGCTCGTGGAGAGCGTGCTCATCCCCTCGGAGGGGCGCGACGGCGGCCGCCGCTGGAGCCAGTGCCTCTCCTCGCAGGTGGGCTGCCCCATGGCGTGCACCTTCTGCGCCACGGGCAGCATGGGCTTTGGCCGCAACCTGGGCATGGGCGAGATATTGGGCCAAGTGCTGGTGGCGCGCGACTACCTCGGCGACACCAGGCCCGACTGGCCGGTGCTGCGCAACCTCGTCTTCATGGGCATGGGCGAGCCGCTGCTCAACTGGGGCGCGGTGAAGGACGCGCTCACAAGCCTCAACGACGACCGCGGGCTGAACTTCTCGCCCCGGCGCATCACGGTCTCCACCTGCGGCATCCGCGAGGGCCTGCGCGAGCTCGGCGAAAGCGGGCTCGCCTATCTCGCCGTGTCGCTGCACGCGCCCAACCAGGCCCTGCGGGAGAAGCTCATGCCCCGGGCCGCGCGCTGGCCCCTCGACGAGCTCATGGCGGCGCTGGCCGCCTATCCGCTCAAGACGCGCGAGCGCATCACCTTTGAGTACCTGCTGCTCGGCGGCGTCAACGACAGCCCGGAGCATGCGGCCGAGCTGGCGCGGCTGGTCGCCCGCGTGCGCGGCAAGCTCAACCTCATCGTCTTCAATCCGTGGCCCGGCGCGCCGTGGCAGGCTCCCGGCGAGGAGCGCGTGCTCGCCTTCGAGCGCGCCCTGTGGCACCGCAACATCACGGCCATCGTGCGCAAGAGCAAGGGGCAGGACATCGCCGCGGCCTGCGGGCAGCTCTGCGCCGCGCCGCAGGCGGGCTGA
- the panC gene encoding pantoate--beta-alanine ligase, translating to MQIFTDPKALAAQCRAWHAAGEDIALVPTMGYYHAGHEDLMAYARGLAKRLVVSLFVNPTQFGPNEDLAAYPRDAERDSAIAAARGADALFMPEPGAMYAPDHATWVEVPELAKGLCGIDRPIHFRGVCTVVLKLLLLTGADVAVFGQKDWQQQAIIRRMVRDLNVPTRIEARPTTREADGLAMSSRNVYLTPGERAVAPQIRAALLEAREAVAAGETDVSRLRGLVLDRWRERMPEGKPDYLEIVHPESLEPLKSVDGPALMACAVKLGKARLIDNILLRS from the coding sequence ATGCAGATATTTACCGATCCCAAGGCCTTGGCGGCGCAGTGCCGGGCCTGGCACGCCGCCGGGGAGGACATCGCCCTTGTGCCGACCATGGGCTATTACCACGCCGGCCACGAAGACCTCATGGCCTATGCGCGCGGGCTGGCCAAGAGGCTCGTGGTGAGCCTGTTTGTCAACCCCACGCAGTTCGGCCCCAACGAGGATCTTGCGGCCTACCCGCGCGACGCCGAGCGCGACAGCGCCATCGCGGCGGCCCGTGGCGCGGACGCGCTCTTCATGCCCGAGCCCGGCGCCATGTACGCGCCGGACCACGCCACCTGGGTGGAGGTGCCCGAGCTGGCCAAGGGGCTCTGCGGGATCGACCGGCCCATCCATTTTCGCGGGGTATGCACGGTGGTGCTCAAGCTCCTGTTGCTCACCGGCGCGGACGTGGCCGTGTTCGGCCAGAAGGACTGGCAGCAGCAGGCCATCATCCGGCGCATGGTGCGCGACCTCAACGTGCCCACCCGCATCGAGGCCCGGCCCACCACGCGCGAGGCGGACGGCCTTGCCATGTCCTCGCGCAATGTCTATCTCACGCCGGGCGAGCGCGCCGTGGCCCCGCAGATCCGCGCTGCCCTGCTGGAGGCGCGGGAGGCCGTGGCCGCAGGCGAGACCGACGTTTCGCGCCTGCGCGGGCTCGTGCTCGACCGCTGGCGCGAGCGCATGCCCGAAGGCAAGCCCGACTACCTCGAGATCGTGCACCCCGAATCGCTGGAGCCGCTCAAAAGCGTTGACGGCCCGGCGCTCATGGCCTGCGCCGTCAAGCTCGGCAAGGCGCGGCTCATCGACAACATCCTGCTCCGTTCCTGA